The following proteins are encoded in a genomic region of Natrarchaeobius halalkaliphilus:
- a CDS encoding GNAT family N-acetyltransferase encodes MATDHSLSEEGSTSADRHGRDERERTDETRPPTAERTDDGYVIRPYEPGDRDDFLDLYDMVLGERNEEWFRWKYEENPYVDHVPMIVATHGGDLVGTKPCFALELRIDSRTYLGFQPADVMVHPDHRRRGLYSRTTERLKEHYRDREPALFFNFPNEATLSGSLKHGWRIVEEVPTFYRVQRPDALIDREDRLSRLSSAAHPVASAYLRACELLVDRPANVVVHRFDGLPTEQLLELYDRGVPGTIHANRTEPFYEWRFENPHWSYDAYVATRDGEPIAGVVVGTTLDDGSTITCLTDVVPLATTPGRRDGLQAILDRVVADHREADLLATSGRAIPAPLLRRFGFLSDASLPLSRITLPTTQVTYPIATEGGHEWTVGARAVTDPANWTITFAEQDTW; translated from the coding sequence ATGGCAACAGATCACAGTCTCTCGGAGGAGGGATCGACGAGCGCCGATCGACACGGGCGAGACGAGCGGGAACGAACGGACGAGACGCGTCCGCCGACGGCGGAGCGAACCGACGACGGCTACGTCATCCGACCGTACGAACCCGGGGATCGCGACGACTTTCTGGACCTGTACGACATGGTGCTCGGGGAGCGCAACGAGGAGTGGTTCCGCTGGAAGTACGAGGAGAACCCCTACGTCGATCACGTTCCGATGATCGTCGCAACCCACGGCGGCGACCTCGTCGGTACCAAACCCTGTTTCGCGCTCGAGCTTCGGATCGACTCGCGGACGTACCTCGGCTTCCAGCCCGCGGACGTCATGGTCCATCCGGACCACCGCAGACGGGGTCTCTACTCCCGGACGACCGAACGGCTGAAAGAGCACTACCGGGACCGCGAGCCGGCGCTGTTTTTCAACTTCCCCAACGAGGCGACGCTCTCGGGCAGCCTCAAACACGGCTGGCGAATCGTCGAGGAGGTCCCGACGTTCTACCGCGTCCAGCGACCCGACGCCCTGATCGACCGCGAGGACCGTCTCTCGAGGCTAAGCAGTGCGGCTCACCCCGTCGCATCGGCGTACCTTCGCGCGTGCGAACTGCTGGTCGATCGGCCGGCGAACGTGGTCGTCCACCGGTTCGACGGCCTCCCAACCGAGCAGTTACTCGAACTCTACGACCGAGGCGTTCCGGGAACCATCCACGCAAACCGCACCGAACCGTTCTACGAGTGGCGATTCGAGAACCCCCACTGGTCGTACGACGCCTACGTCGCGACCAGAGACGGTGAGCCGATCGCCGGCGTCGTCGTCGGGACAACGCTCGATGACGGCTCGACGATCACCTGCCTGACCGACGTGGTTCCGCTGGCGACGACTCCCGGTCGGCGCGACGGGCTCCAGGCGATCCTCGACCGAGTCGTAGCCGACCACCGCGAGGCGGATCTGCTCGCCACGAGCGGCCGGGCGATCCCCGCGCCGCTCCTCCGTCGGTTCGGCTTCCTCTCGGACGCCTCGCTTCCGCTGTCGCGGATCACACTGCCGACGACGCAGGTAACGTATCCGATCGCCACCGAGGGCGGTCACGAGTGGACCGTCGGCGCTCGAGCCGTCACGGATCCCGCCAACTGGACGATCACGTTCGCCGAGCAGGACACGTGGTGA
- a CDS encoding transcription initiation factor IIB, with protein MTQSIIDHTRPESERTDAERCPDCETETIVHDPDRGERVCADCGLVLTEDPIDYGPEWRAFNAQEHDELSRVGAPLTQSMHDRGLTTTIDWRNRDANGHAMSAEKHGQIHRLRVWQERIRTKNAGERNLKYALSEIDRMVSALGVPKPVKETASVIYRSALEKDLIRGRSIEGVATSALYTACRKEDIPRSLEEVTSVSRVDQREIGRTYRYIADELDINLEPTNPRQFVPRFCSELDVDNDVETKAIEIIDQTTAQGLHSGKSPTGFAAAAIYAAGLLCDETIPQRAVANTAQTTVVTVRNRYREQLEAIDRAPAT; from the coding sequence ATGACGCAGTCTATTATCGATCACACGAGGCCCGAATCCGAGCGAACGGACGCCGAGCGCTGTCCTGACTGCGAAACCGAAACCATCGTTCACGACCCGGATCGGGGCGAGCGAGTGTGTGCGGATTGTGGGCTCGTTCTCACCGAAGATCCCATCGACTACGGTCCGGAATGGCGAGCGTTCAACGCCCAGGAACACGACGAGCTCTCACGCGTGGGTGCACCACTCACACAGTCGATGCACGACAGGGGGCTGACGACCACGATCGACTGGCGAAACAGAGACGCCAACGGTCACGCGATGTCCGCCGAAAAGCACGGCCAGATCCATCGACTGCGGGTCTGGCAAGAGCGGATCCGAACCAAGAACGCCGGGGAACGAAACCTCAAGTACGCCCTGTCGGAGATCGATCGAATGGTCAGCGCACTCGGCGTTCCAAAGCCCGTTAAAGAGACGGCAAGCGTTATTTACCGTAGCGCGCTCGAGAAAGATCTCATCCGTGGCCGATCGATCGAGGGCGTCGCCACCAGCGCGCTTTACACCGCCTGCCGTAAAGAAGACATACCACGCAGTCTCGAGGAAGTAACCAGCGTCTCTCGCGTCGACCAGCGCGAAATCGGACGCACGTATCGTTACATCGCAGACGAACTGGACATCAACCTCGAGCCGACGAACCCGAGACAGTTCGTTCCCCGGTTTTGCTCCGAACTCGACGTCGACAACGACGTCGAGACGAAAGCCATCGAAATCATCGATCAGACGACCGCACAGGGACTTCACTCCGGAAAATCTCCGACGGGGTTCGCCGCCGCCGCAATCTACGCTGCCGGGCTACTGTGTGACGAAACCATCCCACAGCGCGCCGTCGCGAACACTGCCCAGACGACCGTCGTCACCGTCCGAAACAGGTACCGCGAACAGCTCGAGGCGATCGATAGGGCTCCGGCTACATGA
- a CDS encoding DUF7344 domain-containing protein, whose protein sequence is MSSIDTSLPDEIASSVSDSADEDGLSKDVIFELLKNRRRREVLAYLLEAEETVTLGELAEQIAAWENDTEVNALSSDQRKRVYVALYQTHLPKMDDAGIVEYDQDRGLITLSDNADLLMMYLDTDTHHQDRWDRWYSVLSVVGAALITGTFLGVPPLSVLPTIAIAGAVVVAFFVLSIVHAVSNRERERTVDGKLSRIG, encoded by the coding sequence ATGTCGTCGATCGATACCTCGCTCCCCGACGAAATCGCGTCTTCGGTTTCGGATTCGGCGGACGAGGACGGTCTGTCGAAGGACGTCATTTTTGAACTACTGAAGAATCGACGCCGGCGAGAAGTCCTCGCGTACTTGCTCGAGGCGGAGGAGACGGTGACGCTTGGAGAGCTCGCTGAACAGATCGCGGCCTGGGAAAACGACACGGAGGTCAACGCGCTCAGTTCCGATCAACGAAAACGCGTGTACGTCGCACTGTATCAAACTCATCTCCCGAAGATGGACGACGCGGGTATCGTCGAATACGATCAGGATCGCGGACTGATCACCCTCTCTGACAACGCGGATCTGTTGATGATGTATCTGGATACGGACACGCATCATCAGGATCGCTGGGATCGATGGTATAGCGTCCTGAGCGTCGTCGGAGCGGCGCTCATTACCGGAACGTTCCTCGGGGTACCGCCGCTTTCGGTGCTGCCGACTATTGCGATCGCGGGAGCGGTCGTCGTCGCGTTCTTCGTTCTCTCGATCGTCCACGCCGTCTCGAACCGCGAGCGAGAGCGAACGGTCGACGGGAAGCTCTCGCGAATCGGATGA
- a CDS encoding methyl-accepting chemotaxis protein, which produces MSTASTRLDGPDGRAASVREWYESLLWGSMDRLGISESVERKIVAAVVLQFLSTLAVFALPLAFLGPGDAIAVFPTEQILLTGVVFALSVLAFANTLLIARRDLIGPIRAVRTTADDIANGRLENRPSESDQTDEIGDLQRSIVEMYAVLTTVAAQADALAREAFDSEVLDRPVPGTFGESLEGMRRGLETHIDDLEESHDRIERQRERVQRRNESLEADAERIRALLERCAEGEFTRRVSVESDHEAMTEIAGALNTMLDDVESTLRRVQNLASEVDEVGGEVSTSVTEIENASEEVGRSTDEISVATDEQNARFEEVLGEMSDLSATVEEIASTADGVADRSSEAATRARSGRETAAEALAELDTIERRSETIVDRIETLEDELEEITEVVELIDEIAEETNLLAVNASIEAARADADGKRFAVVANEIKSLSEETSDATGDVDRMVSAVQSSARDAVEEIGTMQRDVSDGVETIEESLEGLEEIAERVQEANDGVQSINDATDEQARSSQQVVRMVDDATDQSERTLRETTSVAAAVEEQTATITEISGSARSLSNTATELHDELEEFTVRE; this is translated from the coding sequence ATGTCGACTGCGTCTACCCGACTCGACGGGCCCGACGGACGGGCGGCGTCGGTTCGAGAGTGGTACGAATCGCTGTTGTGGGGATCGATGGATCGGCTGGGAATTTCCGAGAGCGTCGAGCGAAAGATCGTGGCGGCGGTCGTTCTCCAGTTCCTCTCGACGCTTGCGGTGTTCGCGCTGCCGCTTGCGTTTCTCGGACCCGGCGACGCGATCGCGGTCTTTCCGACCGAGCAGATCTTGCTGACGGGTGTCGTCTTTGCGCTTTCCGTTCTCGCGTTCGCCAATACGCTCTTGATCGCCCGTCGAGATCTCATCGGACCGATCCGCGCAGTTCGGACGACGGCCGACGACATCGCGAACGGTCGACTCGAGAATCGACCGTCGGAGTCGGATCAGACCGACGAGATCGGTGATCTCCAGCGGTCGATCGTCGAGATGTACGCCGTTCTGACGACAGTCGCGGCCCAGGCCGATGCGCTGGCGAGGGAAGCGTTCGACTCCGAGGTACTCGACCGTCCCGTTCCCGGCACGTTCGGGGAATCACTCGAGGGAATGCGACGGGGGCTCGAAACGCACATCGACGACTTAGAGGAGAGCCACGATCGGATCGAACGTCAACGAGAGCGAGTGCAGCGCCGAAACGAGTCGCTCGAGGCTGACGCCGAGCGTATTCGGGCACTGCTGGAGCGATGCGCCGAGGGGGAGTTCACCCGTCGCGTCTCGGTCGAAAGCGATCACGAGGCGATGACCGAGATCGCGGGAGCGCTGAATACGATGCTCGACGACGTCGAATCGACGCTTCGGCGGGTTCAGAACCTCGCGAGCGAAGTCGACGAGGTCGGCGGGGAGGTTTCGACGAGCGTCACCGAGATCGAGAACGCGAGCGAGGAAGTCGGCCGGTCGACCGACGAGATTTCGGTCGCGACCGACGAACAGAACGCGAGATTCGAGGAGGTGCTCGGTGAGATGAGCGACCTCTCCGCGACCGTCGAGGAGATCGCGTCGACGGCCGACGGCGTCGCGGACCGCTCGAGCGAAGCGGCGACCCGCGCTCGGTCGGGCCGGGAAACCGCAGCCGAGGCACTGGCAGAACTCGATACGATCGAACGCCGGTCCGAAACGATCGTCGACCGGATCGAAACGCTCGAGGACGAACTCGAGGAGATCACGGAGGTCGTCGAACTGATAGACGAGATCGCAGAGGAGACCAACCTGCTCGCGGTCAACGCCTCGATCGAAGCGGCTCGGGCGGACGCCGACGGGAAACGGTTCGCCGTCGTCGCGAACGAGATCAAATCCCTCTCGGAGGAGACGAGCGACGCGACCGGCGACGTCGATCGGATGGTGAGCGCCGTTCAGTCGTCGGCCAGAGACGCGGTCGAAGAGATCGGGACCATGCAGCGCGACGTTTCCGACGGCGTCGAGACGATCGAAGAGAGTCTCGAGGGTCTCGAGGAGATAGCTGAACGGGTCCAGGAGGCGAACGACGGGGTGCAATCGATCAACGACGCGACCGACGAACAGGCTCGCTCGAGCCAACAGGTCGTGCGGATGGTCGACGACGCGACCGACCAGAGCGAACGAACGCTCCGGGAGACGACCAGCGTGGCTGCGGCCGTCGAGGAACAGACCGCGACGATCACCGAAATTTCTGGATCCGCCCGGTCGCTGTCGAACACTGCAACGGAGTTACACGACGAACTCGAGGAGTTTACCGTTCGAGAGTGA
- the mct gene encoding succinyl-CoA:mesaconate CoA-transferase gives MSALDDVCVLDLTRVLGGPYCTMLLADMGADVVKIEPPGGDFVRDTPPFHEDDDSFGGYFQSINRGKRSLELDFTDEGDRADFLSLVETADVVVENYRAGTMEKFDLEYERLAERNPRLVYAAMRGFGDPRTGSSPKQNEPAFDLVAQALGGIMHHTGQPDGPPTKVGFGVGDIFTGVLHAVNILAALHYRHRTGVGQFVDTAMYDAMISLGERAVYQHSYTDETPTRQGNSHPTLFPYNAFEATDGYVVIAALTDRHWQNLCDRMDRPEWGLEYSTAADRLEHRERLGAGIDEWVGSQSVESVLDALNGAVPCGPVQDVTDVYDCEHTHRREMLVEATLPETDETVTIAGTPIKMAKTPPTPGDRAPLLDEHRDELLERDEIPRSSQRDGDSGRVGVTDGSSQDD, from the coding sequence ATGTCTGCCCTCGACGACGTGTGCGTGCTGGATTTGACGAGGGTCCTCGGTGGCCCGTACTGTACGATGTTGCTCGCTGACATGGGTGCTGACGTGGTGAAAATCGAACCACCCGGCGGCGATTTCGTCAGGGATACGCCGCCGTTTCACGAGGACGACGACAGCTTCGGCGGCTACTTCCAGAGCATCAATCGGGGCAAGCGAAGCCTCGAGCTCGATTTCACCGACGAGGGCGACCGCGCGGATTTCCTCTCGCTCGTCGAGACCGCCGACGTCGTCGTCGAGAACTACCGCGCGGGGACGATGGAGAAGTTCGATCTCGAGTACGAGCGCCTCGCGGAACGGAACCCGCGGCTCGTCTACGCGGCGATGCGCGGCTTCGGTGATCCCCGGACCGGCTCGAGCCCGAAACAAAACGAGCCGGCGTTCGATCTGGTCGCACAGGCGCTCGGCGGGATAATGCATCACACCGGACAGCCGGACGGACCGCCGACGAAAGTCGGCTTCGGCGTGGGCGACATCTTCACGGGCGTTCTCCACGCGGTGAACATTCTCGCCGCCCTCCACTACCGTCACCGGACCGGAGTCGGTCAGTTCGTCGATACGGCGATGTACGACGCGATGATCAGCCTCGGTGAGCGAGCGGTCTACCAACACTCCTACACCGACGAAACGCCCACGCGGCAGGGAAATTCCCACCCGACCCTGTTTCCGTACAACGCCTTCGAGGCCACCGACGGCTACGTCGTTATCGCGGCGCTGACCGACCGCCACTGGCAGAACCTCTGTGACCGAATGGACCGTCCGGAGTGGGGCCTCGAGTATTCGACAGCCGCCGATCGCCTCGAACACCGGGAGCGACTCGGGGCCGGAATCGACGAGTGGGTCGGCTCACAGTCGGTCGAATCGGTACTCGACGCGCTCAACGGCGCGGTTCCGTGTGGCCCCGTCCAAGACGTCACCGACGTCTACGACTGCGAGCACACCCACAGACGAGAGATGCTGGTGGAGGCGACGCTTCCCGAGACCGACGAAACGGTGACCATCGCCGGCACGCCGATCAAGATGGCCAAGACGCCGCCAACCCCCGGCGACCGGGCACCGCTGCTCGACGAACACCGGGACGAACTCCTCGAACGAGACGAGATACCTCGCTCGAGCCAGCGCGACGGCGACTCGGGTCGCGTCGGCGTGACCGACGGCAGCTCACAGGACGATTGA
- a CDS encoding DEAD/DEAH box helicase, with protein MTDERPAEPSPDSSDDEPDETDPARGDAVDGVSESGGDSGPTNDLTLAEFHDACQREGRPVLTAGAVARWLDQPHERVSERLTALSEEGELERLSVSTDPVVWYPSELDDLTERERVVVFPKRREIVVDRPAQFTRAQLSQFAHLADANGENGYRYVVRPEDVWQAPHESFESLERTVRQALGQRSPALEEWIHSQWDRAHQFRLTTHDDGYTVLEAKSAEVMGNVGRQKLDEEHVHAPISETEDWVRDGAEAAIKRLLYEAGYPVQDHRDLESGEDLPIDLTVGLREYQQTWVDRFSETGEGVFVGPPGSGKTVAAMGAMSHVEGETLILVPSRDLARQWADAVAEYTSLEPSQIGQYHGGQKNVRPVTIATYQIAGMDRHRSLFDDREWGLVIFDECQHVPSDVYRRSTHLQSRHRLGLSASPIREDDRQTEIFTLVGPPIGTDWQALFDAGFVAEPELEIRYVPWGDDEQRNAYVSAEGRERYRIAAENRGKVDEIRYLLSAHPDSKALVFVDYLEQGREVADAVDAPFLSGETPHHERRRLLEEFRRDERDLLVVSRVGDEGIDLPTADLAIVASGLGGSRRQGTQRAGRTMRPAGGALVYVLATRGSREEDFARRQLQHLGRKGMTVREQTVEPTDES; from the coding sequence GTGACCGACGAACGCCCTGCGGAACCCTCTCCCGACAGTTCCGACGACGAACCGGACGAAACCGACCCCGCTCGAGGTGACGCCGTCGACGGCGTGAGCGAATCCGGCGGCGACTCCGGGCCCACGAACGACCTCACGCTCGCGGAGTTTCACGACGCCTGTCAGCGGGAGGGGCGGCCGGTGCTCACCGCGGGGGCGGTCGCACGATGGCTCGACCAACCCCACGAACGCGTCAGCGAACGCCTCACGGCCCTCTCAGAGGAGGGCGAACTCGAGCGACTGTCTGTCTCGACCGATCCCGTCGTCTGGTATCCGAGCGAACTCGACGATCTCACCGAGCGCGAGCGAGTGGTCGTCTTTCCGAAACGTCGAGAGATCGTCGTCGACCGACCCGCGCAGTTCACGCGCGCCCAGCTCTCCCAGTTCGCCCACCTCGCTGACGCGAACGGCGAGAACGGCTATCGGTACGTCGTCCGACCCGAAGACGTCTGGCAGGCACCCCACGAATCGTTCGAGTCCCTCGAGCGAACGGTTCGTCAGGCGCTCGGCCAGCGCTCGCCGGCGCTGGAAGAGTGGATTCACAGCCAGTGGGATCGCGCCCACCAGTTCCGGCTGACGACCCACGATGACGGCTACACGGTTCTCGAGGCCAAGAGCGCGGAAGTGATGGGGAACGTCGGCCGACAGAAACTCGACGAAGAACACGTCCACGCACCCATCTCCGAGACCGAAGACTGGGTCCGAGACGGAGCCGAGGCCGCGATCAAGCGCTTGCTTTACGAAGCCGGCTACCCCGTTCAGGATCACCGCGACCTCGAGTCCGGAGAGGACCTTCCGATCGATCTCACGGTCGGTCTCCGGGAGTACCAGCAGACGTGGGTCGATCGGTTCTCCGAGACCGGAGAGGGCGTGTTCGTCGGCCCACCGGGGAGCGGCAAGACCGTCGCCGCGATGGGTGCGATGTCACACGTCGAGGGAGAAACGCTGATCCTCGTTCCGAGTCGCGACCTGGCTCGTCAGTGGGCCGACGCCGTCGCGGAGTACACCTCCCTCGAGCCGTCTCAGATCGGCCAGTACCACGGCGGCCAGAAGAACGTTCGCCCGGTGACGATTGCAACCTACCAGATCGCCGGCATGGATCGACATCGCTCGCTGTTCGACGACCGCGAGTGGGGACTGGTGATCTTCGATGAGTGCCAGCACGTCCCGTCGGACGTCTATCGACGGAGTACGCATCTCCAGTCTCGCCACCGCCTGGGATTGTCCGCGAGTCCGATCCGCGAGGACGACCGCCAGACCGAGATCTTCACGCTCGTCGGCCCGCCGATCGGAACCGACTGGCAGGCGCTGTTCGACGCCGGTTTCGTCGCTGAACCGGAACTCGAGATTCGGTACGTTCCCTGGGGCGACGACGAACAGCGCAACGCCTACGTCTCCGCGGAGGGTCGCGAGAGGTATCGGATCGCGGCCGAAAACCGCGGGAAGGTCGACGAGATCAGATACCTGCTGTCGGCTCATCCGGACTCGAAGGCGCTCGTCTTCGTCGACTACCTAGAGCAGGGGAGAGAGGTCGCAGACGCCGTCGACGCACCCTTCCTCAGCGGCGAGACGCCACACCACGAGCGCCGACGGTTGCTAGAGGAGTTCAGGCGAGACGAACGCGACCTGCTGGTCGTCTCGCGCGTCGGAGACGAAGGTATCGATCTCCCGACTGCCGATCTGGCGATAGTCGCCTCGGGACTGGGTGGATCGCGCCGCCAGGGAACCCAGCGGGCGGGACGAACGATGCGTCCTGCGGGCGGTGCGCTCGTTTACGTGCTCGCGACGCGGGGCTCGCGCGAGGAGGATTTCGCTCGTCGACAGCTCCAGCACCTGGGCCGAAAAGGAATGACCGTACGCGAGCAGACCGTGGAGCCGACCGACGAGAGCTGA